In the genome of Hippoglossus hippoglossus isolate fHipHip1 chromosome 4, fHipHip1.pri, whole genome shotgun sequence, one region contains:
- the pde6d gene encoding retinal rod rhodopsin-sensitive cGMP 3',5'-cyclic phosphodiesterase subunit delta, whose amino-acid sequence MSSDEDRAKEILKGFKLNWMNLRDAETGKVLWQGTEDLSVPGVEHEARVPKKILKCKAVSRELNFSSSEKLEKFRLEQKVFFKGQCLEEWFFEFGFVIPNSTNTWQSLIEAAPESQMMPANVLTGNVIIETKFYDDDLHVSTSRVRLFYV is encoded by the exons ATGTCTTCAGACGAAGACAGGGCCAAGGAAATTTTGAAGGGCTTCAAACT AAACTGGATGAATCTCCGAGATGCAGAAACAGGCAAAGTGCTGTGGCAGGGAACTGAAGACCTCTCTGTACCAGGAGTAGAACATGAAG CTCGTGTCCCAAAGAAGATCCTGAAGTGTAAAGCAGTGTCCAGAGAACTgaacttttcctcctctgagaAATTGGAGAAGTTCAGGCTGGAGCAGAAAGTCTTCTTCAAAGGGCAGTGTCTAGAAG AATGGTTCTTTGAGTTTGGCTTTGTTATCCCCAACTCCACCAACACATGGCAGTCTCTGATAGAAGCAGCTCCAGAGTCCCAGATGATGCCGGCCAATGTTTTAAC TGGTAATGTGATCATCGAGACTAAGTTCTATGATGACGACCTCCATGTCAGCACCTCCAGGGTACGACTTTTCTACGTCTGA